One Paenibacillus sp. FSL H7-0737 DNA segment encodes these proteins:
- a CDS encoding response regulator transcription factor, translating into MKRITILIADDEAEIADLVALHLQKEGYHIIKVSDGRAAVQAIESQTIDLAILDIMMPGLDGYEVTRHIREQHHLPIIFLSAKTSDLDKITGLVMGADDYMTKPFNPMELVARVNSQLRRSIQFSQPAAVLKSVLEVGGLTISPDEHTVTLYGEVIDLTPKEFDILHLLASHPKQVFSAESIFQQVWGEAYYESGNTVMVHIRTLRKKLGEDINKNKFIKTIWGVGYTFTG; encoded by the coding sequence ATGAAGCGCATTACGATTTTAATTGCGGATGATGAGGCGGAGATTGCGGATCTGGTGGCTTTGCATTTGCAAAAAGAAGGGTATCATATCATTAAAGTATCCGATGGGCGGGCAGCGGTGCAAGCTATTGAGTCCCAAACGATAGATTTGGCGATTCTGGATATTATGATGCCAGGGCTGGATGGCTATGAGGTAACCCGTCACATTCGGGAGCAGCATCATCTGCCGATTATTTTTTTAAGCGCGAAGACTTCTGATCTGGACAAGATCACGGGACTTGTCATGGGCGCAGATGATTATATGACCAAACCGTTCAATCCAATGGAGTTAGTCGCTCGCGTTAATTCTCAACTTCGGCGCTCTATACAATTCAGTCAGCCCGCAGCTGTTCTTAAGTCGGTCCTTGAAGTTGGTGGGTTGACGATTTCACCAGATGAACATACCGTCACTCTTTACGGCGAGGTAATAGACCTAACTCCGAAAGAGTTTGATATTCTGCATTTATTGGCGAGCCATCCTAAGCAGGTGTTTAGCGCGGAGAGTATCTTCCAGCAGGTATGGGGAGAAGCTTATTATGAGAGTGGCAACACGGTCATGGTGCATATCCGTACCTTGCGCAAAAAGCTCGGTGAAGACATCAATAAGAACAAATTTATTAAGACAATCTGGGGTGTAGGATATACCTTTACTGGGTAA
- a CDS encoding YdeI/OmpD-associated family protein, whose product MVTKTIVEKLNLQKYNQVAILSKPKGSDYLAELTDYDTSLNGAYDLIFAFVLDMASLQELVNRVIEQQHLHKNGYLFVAYPKKGNKVYPTFIHRDDLLEGLGSDENGYIGTSNIKFARMVGLDDVFTVVGLKEDAKGKGQLSNTPSQSVDDYISFIPNVEEDLKDTPELLAIYQSLTPGYRKDWARYVYSAKQEATRAKRKEEMKMILQAGYKSRELYRQASSTEL is encoded by the coding sequence ATAGTGACTAAAACCATCGTAGAAAAGCTGAACTTACAAAAATACAACCAAGTAGCGATATTGAGTAAACCAAAAGGCTCCGATTATTTAGCGGAATTGACGGATTATGATACTTCGCTAAATGGGGCGTATGATCTTATATTTGCCTTTGTACTAGACATGGCGTCGTTACAGGAACTAGTGAACCGTGTGATTGAGCAACAGCATCTTCATAAGAATGGCTATCTCTTTGTGGCGTATCCTAAAAAGGGAAACAAAGTGTATCCGACCTTTATTCATCGTGACGACTTACTAGAGGGTCTGGGCAGTGATGAGAATGGCTACATCGGAACAAGCAATATTAAATTTGCACGCATGGTAGGTTTGGATGATGTCTTTACAGTTGTGGGGTTGAAAGAGGACGCTAAGGGGAAAGGGCAGCTTTCCAATACCCCAAGTCAATCTGTGGATGACTATATTTCTTTCATTCCAAATGTGGAAGAAGATCTGAAAGATACACCGGAGCTTCTAGCCATCTATCAATCGCTTACCCCGGGATACCGCAAAGACTGGGCTCGATATGTCTATAGTGCCAAACAAGAGGCAACAAGAGCTAAGCGTAAAGAGGAAATGAAGATGATTCTACAGGCTGGTTATAAGAGCCGTGAGCTGTATCGGCAAGCCAGTAGTACTGAACTCTAA
- a CDS encoding C40 family peptidase, whose protein sequence is MRIHKKATLLVLLTSILYTAPAHAAVMPQNQVTGVFLDDRQLVLEVQPLLINGTTLIPMRKLFEEQGAKISWNNDTKTVKATKGTLVLTYQIGDLTANKNGQALSLTVPGQVVGGNTMMPLRFVSEALGSTVKWEANTRTVRIYSALNYDTTIRYGVNLRSSPNSSDQSGVQQMLSVGDKVHIVREVDALWLEVRTQDNKTGYISAKPKYSDYTSESLAEKQGSALLAYGEKYLGTPYEFGAATNQTSTFDCSSFVAHLLENVLSVDLPRASYNQAKEGKEVGINELRKGDLLFFSARGLDIGHVAMYAGNNQILHTYSKEQGVHYEALSEKWKKRFVTARRMF, encoded by the coding sequence ATGAGGATTCATAAGAAAGCCACACTACTTGTACTACTTACATCTATACTCTATACAGCTCCAGCCCATGCGGCGGTGATGCCTCAGAATCAGGTTACAGGCGTTTTTCTGGATGATCGGCAGCTTGTATTAGAGGTTCAGCCCTTGCTCATAAACGGTACAACGCTTATTCCCATGCGCAAGCTGTTTGAAGAACAGGGAGCAAAGATTTCATGGAACAACGATACCAAAACAGTGAAGGCCACTAAGGGAACGCTGGTGCTGACTTATCAAATAGGAGATTTAACCGCGAACAAAAATGGACAAGCCTTAAGCTTAACCGTTCCGGGTCAGGTTGTCGGTGGTAATACGATGATGCCGCTGCGTTTTGTCAGCGAGGCTCTAGGCAGCACTGTGAAGTGGGAGGCTAACACTCGGACCGTCCGCATCTATTCAGCGCTGAATTACGATACAACGATTCGTTATGGGGTTAACCTGCGCAGTTCGCCGAATTCATCGGATCAATCAGGTGTCCAGCAAATGTTGTCCGTAGGCGATAAAGTCCATATCGTTAGAGAAGTGGATGCTTTGTGGTTAGAAGTGCGAACGCAAGACAACAAGACGGGGTACATATCTGCTAAACCGAAATATAGCGATTATACTAGTGAGTCGCTCGCTGAGAAGCAGGGAAGTGCGTTGCTTGCTTACGGAGAAAAGTATCTGGGAACCCCTTATGAATTCGGTGCAGCGACGAACCAGACGTCTACCTTTGACTGTTCTTCTTTCGTAGCACATTTATTAGAGAACGTGTTGTCGGTGGATCTGCCACGCGCCTCTTATAATCAAGCCAAAGAAGGGAAGGAAGTTGGGATCAACGAACTGCGTAAAGGAGACCTACTGTTCTTTAGTGCACGTGGTCTCGACATTGGTCATGTTGCCATGTATGCGGGAAATAATCAGATATTGCATACGTATTCTAAGGAGCAAGGCGTCCATTATGAAGCCCTGAGTGAGAAATGGAAGAAGCGTTTTGTGACGGCCCGTAGAATGTTTTAG
- a CDS encoding RidA family protein, which yields MADRIIADRLEGLGIVLPSASEPAAKYANYVIVNGLCFVSGKGPAGHPKGKLGQDFTTEEGYHFARQTGIEILAVLESALGSLDKVKRVVKIQGFVNADPLFEEHHKVLNGCSDLMLEVFGDKGSHARSVLGAVSVRDNLPIIIDSIFEVD from the coding sequence GTGGCGGATCGAATCATAGCGGATAGACTTGAGGGATTAGGTATTGTCCTACCTAGTGCTAGTGAACCGGCGGCAAAATATGCTAACTACGTTATTGTTAATGGATTATGTTTTGTATCGGGAAAAGGACCTGCCGGGCATCCCAAAGGCAAGCTGGGACAAGACTTTACCACCGAAGAAGGCTATCATTTTGCACGTCAGACTGGTATAGAGATCCTTGCCGTCCTTGAGTCTGCTTTAGGCTCCTTGGATAAAGTGAAGAGAGTGGTCAAAATTCAAGGATTTGTGAATGCAGATCCCTTATTCGAAGAGCATCATAAAGTGCTCAATGGCTGTTCGGATTTAATGCTGGAGGTATTCGGGGACAAGGGCAGTCATGCTCGTTCGGTATTGGGCGCTGTTTCTGTAAGGGATAATCTTCCGATCATTATCGATTCTATTTTTGAAGTGGATTAA
- a CDS encoding LLM class flavin-dependent oxidoreductase yields the protein MEIGISTFVETTPDVQSGELISHAQRLREVVEEIVLADKVGLDIFGVGEHHRKDYAASSPAVLLAAAASQTTRIRLTSAVTVLSSADPVRVFQDFATLDGISNGRAEIMAGRGSFIESFPLFGYDLNDYDELFDEKLDLLLKITASEKVTWSGNHRPAINNLGIYPRPVQNPLPVWIGSGGNTESVIRAGLLGLPLVLAIIGGSPLQFAPLVKLYKKAAAQAGHDVSKLPVASHSHGFIAEDNQLAADMFFPSTQASMNVIGRERGWGHYSRASFDAARRFEGALYVGDPDTVAEKIIHLRKHVGITRFMLHVPLGTMPHKDVMRAIELLGTEVAPIVRAEISRWEAEVEAK from the coding sequence GTGGAAATAGGTATCAGTACGTTCGTAGAAACAACGCCGGATGTTCAATCGGGGGAGTTAATAAGTCATGCACAGCGATTGCGCGAGGTAGTAGAGGAGATTGTTCTTGCAGATAAGGTGGGCTTAGATATATTCGGTGTGGGTGAGCATCATCGAAAGGATTATGCCGCATCTTCTCCAGCAGTTTTGCTGGCTGCGGCTGCCTCACAGACGACACGAATTCGGCTGACCAGTGCGGTAACCGTACTGTCCTCTGCTGATCCAGTACGTGTATTTCAGGATTTTGCAACACTTGACGGAATCTCAAATGGACGGGCAGAAATCATGGCAGGGCGGGGTTCTTTTATCGAATCTTTCCCGCTCTTTGGATACGATTTAAATGACTACGATGAGTTATTCGATGAGAAGCTGGACCTGTTGTTAAAAATAACGGCATCCGAAAAAGTAACCTGGAGTGGAAATCACCGACCAGCGATTAATAATCTGGGGATTTATCCGCGCCCCGTTCAGAATCCTTTGCCCGTATGGATTGGCAGTGGAGGCAATACGGAATCTGTGATTCGCGCTGGCCTGCTCGGGCTACCACTTGTGCTCGCGATTATTGGCGGAAGTCCGTTGCAATTTGCTCCACTGGTGAAGCTCTATAAGAAAGCGGCGGCCCAAGCAGGACATGATGTGTCGAAGCTTCCGGTTGCCTCACACTCGCACGGCTTTATTGCAGAGGATAATCAGCTTGCGGCCGATATGTTCTTTCCCTCTACGCAGGCTAGCATGAATGTGATTGGTCGTGAGCGTGGCTGGGGTCATTATAGTCGTGCGAGCTTTGATGCGGCACGTAGATTTGAAGGTGCCTTGTATGTAGGAGATCCAGACACTGTTGCTGAGAAGATTATTCACCTACGCAAACACGTAGGAATTACACGCTTTATGCTGCATGTACCGCTAGGTACGATGCCTCATAAGGATGTAATGAGAGCCATTGAGCTATTGGGTACTGAAGTAGCGCCAATTGTTCGAGCTGAGATATCGAGATGGGAAGCAGAGGTCGAAGCAAAATAG
- a CDS encoding putative bifunctional diguanylate cyclase/phosphodiesterase — MLQRNKHKNSISKQTFNPVRGSLKIAVIYFIVGCLWIPLTDKAVSTFTRDPEWIRLINIIKGWFFILITALLIFALILGTLKRIKRIEKKLDLAYRDRVSAHENLEAAYEEITATEEELRQQYDQLIENQEKLAMNEERMHYLAYHDLLTGLPNKLAFYENGPHILELNNIAALMFIDIDYFKYVNDTMGHEFGDRLIVKVSERLVSLVGSSGEVYRFAGDEFIVLLYSIENSQCITSVASHIIAGFKDAIEMDDSLLHVSLSIGISAHPEHGSNIMELLKCADIAMYKAKDAGKGQIIVFDQPLNDTFTERMNIEKQLYNALEKNELEVFYQPQIDLTQNRVTGLEALMRWNNPILGMVPPDKFIKIAEDSHLIIPLGAWVLRTACAFLKSLHEQGLSHLTMSVNISMLQLLQSDFNELVLDTLQASGLDPEYLELEITESVLVESYEYVSSKLTELRAHNIKIALDDFGTGYSSLSYLTHMPISTLKIDKSFIDSIRTGTHQAVLVEQIIMIGKRMNMCVIAEGVERTVQLDYLQEQGCDKIQGYLFSKPQSAQSVKELLTEWEKVSSLNE; from the coding sequence ATGCTTCAAAGAAATAAACACAAAAATTCCATATCCAAACAAACCTTCAATCCTGTTCGGGGTTCCTTAAAAATCGCCGTAATATATTTTATTGTTGGGTGCTTATGGATCCCTTTAACAGATAAGGCCGTTTCCACTTTTACGCGAGATCCGGAGTGGATAAGACTTATTAATATAATTAAAGGCTGGTTCTTTATCCTCATAACAGCTTTGCTTATCTTTGCATTAATTCTAGGTACTCTGAAACGGATTAAAAGGATCGAAAAGAAACTGGATCTTGCCTATAGGGATAGGGTGAGCGCCCACGAAAATCTAGAGGCCGCCTATGAGGAAATCACAGCTACGGAAGAAGAACTCAGACAGCAATATGATCAGCTCATTGAGAATCAAGAGAAGCTAGCCATGAATGAAGAAAGGATGCATTACCTGGCGTATCATGATCTATTAACCGGCTTGCCCAACAAATTAGCTTTTTATGAGAATGGGCCTCACATCTTGGAATTGAATAACATTGCAGCCTTAATGTTCATCGACATTGATTACTTCAAATATGTAAATGATACGATGGGCCATGAATTTGGTGACCGGCTAATTGTTAAGGTTAGTGAGAGATTGGTGTCCCTGGTTGGGAGTAGTGGGGAAGTGTATCGTTTCGCCGGGGATGAGTTCATCGTTCTTTTATATTCTATTGAGAACAGTCAGTGTATAACTAGTGTAGCCTCTCACATTATTGCCGGTTTTAAAGATGCGATTGAGATGGATGACAGTCTGCTACATGTTAGCCTAAGCATCGGAATCAGTGCTCACCCCGAACATGGAAGTAATATTATGGAACTCCTTAAATGCGCAGACATCGCTATGTATAAAGCCAAAGACGCTGGCAAGGGTCAAATTATTGTCTTTGATCAACCGCTCAATGATACCTTTACTGAGCGAATGAACATTGAGAAGCAGTTGTATAATGCTTTAGAAAAAAATGAGCTAGAGGTATTCTATCAACCCCAGATTGATCTGACTCAGAACAGGGTGACGGGACTAGAAGCTCTTATGCGCTGGAACAACCCTATACTAGGCATGGTCCCTCCGGATAAGTTTATCAAAATAGCAGAAGATTCCCACCTCATTATTCCTCTCGGGGCGTGGGTGCTCAGAACAGCCTGTGCCTTTTTAAAAAGCCTTCATGAGCAAGGATTATCACATCTGACGATGTCTGTTAATATTTCAATGCTGCAGCTACTGCAAAGCGACTTCAATGAGTTAGTTCTAGACACCTTGCAAGCCTCCGGACTAGATCCTGAATACTTAGAGCTGGAGATTACAGAGAGTGTTCTGGTTGAATCTTACGAATATGTGAGCAGTAAACTGACTGAACTCAGAGCTCACAACATCAAAATTGCCTTGGATGACTTTGGTACCGGTTATTCCTCCTTAAGCTATCTTACTCATATGCCGATCTCGACTTTAAAAATAGACAAGTCCTTCATTGATTCCATTCGAACAGGGACACATCAAGCCGTTCTTGTCGAACAAATTATTATGATTGGTAAACGCATGAATATGTGTGTTATTGCAGAAGGTGTGGAGCGAACTGTACAACTCGATTACCTGCAGGAGCAAGGCTGCGATAAAATTCAAGGTTACTTGTTCAGTAAGCCACAGTCCGCACAGAGCGTAAAAGAGCTGCTAACCGAGTGGGAGAAGGTTTCGAGCTTAAATGAATAA
- a CDS encoding histidine kinase N-terminal 7TM domain-containing diguanylate cyclase, with translation MTWIDLSLFFVLFVLFIYIFVTVTITNLHKVYLTFHFTMMLWPFCQFALKTTADPDVQLFYVKLAFIDSILLTIGWLLFTIFLTGKSYLLRKKKTLILYIVAALILIGVIVNPKQSFVLPMHGGYVERSYGPLFWLFILFLICTIIISLYIIYSALISNATQRIKKQVTHVLKGVLVLTVFVLLDVFLNVVLFKSQPVIPGMTSLGILISAIFFVIAIHRDKIFDLVTIAHQDIIDTLTLGILVLDDNETVVEINRSLLPKINLQIGDRFDLSALTPLEQTASAFRLFQHTYLKQPMERTEVEVFYTSLQAYINITAEPIVVGEIMVGRILTFQDRSELHRLIAETNQQNEILQERNLALIAIQNELSQTNQKLKQMAITDSLTGCYNRHYLTQYLEQEIIENMILKQPFAIILLDIDFFKTVNDNYGHLVGDVVICSTVEVIKQSLRETDILARYGGEEFIVYLPNTNHTQANLWAEHIKFMIEANKVHVDEVAHSVSITVSMGLLSINNFAEQYAESPTNQLNDLFESVDKALYQAKNAGRNQIVEIIR, from the coding sequence ATGACATGGATTGACTTATCATTATTCTTCGTTCTTTTCGTTCTATTCATCTACATATTTGTTACTGTAACAATCACTAACTTACATAAGGTTTACTTGACTTTCCATTTCACGATGATGTTATGGCCCTTCTGTCAATTTGCTCTCAAAACTACAGCGGATCCCGATGTTCAATTGTTTTATGTGAAGCTAGCTTTTATTGACTCGATACTGTTAACGATTGGATGGCTTCTTTTTACGATATTTCTCACTGGAAAATCATATCTCCTCCGAAAAAAGAAAACGCTGATCCTATACATTGTCGCAGCATTGATCTTAATAGGAGTGATCGTCAATCCAAAGCAAAGCTTTGTACTGCCAATGCATGGTGGATATGTTGAAAGATCTTATGGTCCGCTTTTTTGGCTGTTTATTCTTTTCTTGATCTGCACCATTATTATTTCTCTGTATATCATCTATTCAGCGCTTATATCGAACGCCACACAGCGGATCAAAAAGCAGGTTACTCATGTACTCAAAGGTGTGCTGGTGCTGACTGTATTTGTATTACTGGATGTCTTTCTTAATGTGGTACTGTTTAAATCTCAGCCGGTGATTCCGGGGATGACCTCTCTGGGGATACTAATCTCTGCCATCTTTTTCGTCATTGCCATCCATCGCGATAAAATATTTGATCTCGTAACCATCGCTCATCAGGATATCATTGACACACTCACACTAGGTATTCTTGTACTGGATGATAACGAGACTGTGGTAGAGATCAATCGATCGCTTTTGCCAAAAATCAACCTACAGATCGGTGATCGCTTCGACTTATCGGCGCTAACACCCCTGGAGCAGACTGCCAGCGCTTTCCGATTGTTTCAACATACATATCTTAAACAGCCCATGGAGAGAACCGAAGTTGAAGTATTCTACACCTCGCTCCAAGCATACATCAATATTACAGCGGAACCCATTGTCGTAGGCGAGATCATGGTTGGACGGATTCTCACCTTTCAGGATAGAAGCGAGCTGCATCGCCTCATTGCTGAGACTAATCAGCAGAACGAGATCCTGCAAGAGCGTAATCTGGCATTAATTGCAATCCAGAATGAGCTTTCTCAGACCAACCAAAAACTCAAGCAAATGGCTATAACCGACAGCTTAACAGGTTGTTATAACCGTCATTACTTAACACAGTACTTAGAACAAGAGATCATAGAAAATATGATATTGAAGCAGCCTTTTGCCATCATTCTACTGGATATCGACTTTTTCAAAACGGTGAATGACAATTACGGCCATTTAGTGGGCGATGTTGTAATTTGCAGCACGGTAGAGGTCATTAAGCAATCGCTAAGGGAGACGGATATTCTGGCACGCTATGGCGGGGAAGAGTTTATCGTCTATTTACCAAATACGAATCACACACAAGCAAACCTCTGGGCAGAACATATAAAATTCATGATAGAGGCCAATAAAGTACATGTGGATGAGGTTGCTCATTCTGTATCCATCACTGTAAGCATGGGACTACTGTCCATTAATAATTTTGCAGAGCAGTATGCAGAAAGCCCGACCAATCAACTAAATGATTTATTCGAATCTGTGGACAAAGCTTTATATCAAGCCAAAAATGCAGGACGAAACCAAATTGTTGAAATCATAAGATGA
- a CDS encoding zinc ribbon domain-containing protein YjdM has product MSNLPNCPKCNSEYTYEDGSLLVCPECAHEWTLESESENSEDQKVIKDANGNVLNDGDSVTVIKDLKVKGSSSVLKIGTKVKNIRLVDGDHDIDCKIDGFGAMKLKSEFVKKI; this is encoded by the coding sequence ATGTCTAATTTACCGAACTGCCCGAAATGTAATTCTGAGTACACTTATGAAGATGGAAGTCTACTAGTCTGCCCGGAATGTGCACACGAGTGGACATTAGAATCAGAGTCTGAGAATAGTGAAGATCAAAAGGTTATCAAAGATGCCAATGGCAATGTATTAAACGACGGCGACTCAGTAACTGTAATCAAAGACCTTAAGGTAAAAGGAAGCTCATCTGTTCTGAAGATAGGTACCAAAGTCAAAAACATCCGTTTAGTGGACGGAGATCATGATATTGATTGCAAAATTGATGGGTTTGGAGCTATGAAATTAAAATCCGAATTTGTTAAAAAGATATAA
- a CDS encoding DUF4234 domain-containing protein: protein MISQRSVAFSIILSLITCGIYGIFWFIVLTNDVGKLSGDYTFTGGKHFLLTLITCGIWSLVWAYQIGKHVAEAQRQRGYLVSDNSALYVILTIFSFGIVTYALVQSDVNKLV, encoded by the coding sequence ATGATTAGTCAAAGGAGTGTCGCATTTTCCATTATACTGTCATTAATTACATGTGGAATATACGGAATATTTTGGTTTATTGTTCTAACAAATGACGTAGGAAAGCTAAGTGGAGACTACACATTCACAGGAGGAAAGCATTTTCTTCTAACATTGATTACTTGCGGGATATGGAGCCTGGTTTGGGCCTACCAGATCGGTAAACATGTTGCAGAAGCTCAAAGACAACGCGGCTATCTCGTATCCGATAATTCAGCTCTGTACGTGATCCTCACAATCTTTAGTTTTGGTATTGTCACATACGCTTTGGTGCAATCTGATGTTAACAAATTGGTATAA
- a CDS encoding DUF2752 domain-containing protein: MPLTNLGIPCLFHEWTGFYCPGCGVTRVILSLLKFDFIQAFRFNPLLFILAPLYMLYLITEKKRIQPLSHGIMAVMLILTVTFGVLRNFPMFDYLAPTVIR, encoded by the coding sequence ATGCCTTTAACCAATCTAGGTATACCTTGTCTATTTCATGAATGGACTGGATTTTATTGTCCGGGATGTGGAGTCACAAGAGTTATTCTATCCTTGTTAAAGTTCGACTTCATTCAGGCGTTTAGATTTAACCCGTTGCTATTTATTCTAGCGCCTCTGTATATGTTGTACTTAATTACTGAAAAGAAACGTATCCAACCACTTAGCCATGGAATTATGGCTGTGATGTTGATCCTAACCGTTACATTTGGAGTACTGAGAAATTTTCCAATGTTTGATTACTTGGCCCCTACAGTAATTCGTTAG
- a CDS encoding response regulator, translated as MSKIKIVIADDQLLTREGLRTILDLEDDMEVVGAAKNGEEACEMVEAFQPDLVLLDVQMPIMNGISALKRIKQIRPDIFILILTTFIETDYIVEGMAFGASGYMLKDMDADKMISSIRDTISGQFILPAPVAAKLATRMNRLTEEYEHWQRSNVDRMSLTEREEELAQLIIRGLNNREIADTLHIAEGTARNYISNLYSKLEVVDRAQAIVRLQAIM; from the coding sequence ATGAGTAAGATAAAGATTGTAATTGCCGATGATCAATTGTTGACGCGTGAAGGACTTCGTACCATTCTGGATCTGGAGGATGATATGGAAGTGGTTGGCGCTGCCAAGAACGGGGAAGAGGCCTGCGAGATGGTGGAAGCATTCCAACCCGATCTGGTACTGCTTGATGTTCAAATGCCGATCATGAATGGGATCAGTGCACTAAAACGAATCAAGCAGATTCGTCCGGATATATTCATTCTGATTTTAACCACTTTTATAGAGACCGATTATATTGTTGAGGGTATGGCATTTGGAGCAAGCGGCTATATGCTGAAGGATATGGATGCTGATAAAATGATTTCTTCGATCCGTGATACGATATCCGGGCAATTTATTCTGCCAGCTCCGGTAGCAGCCAAATTGGCAACCAGGATGAATAGATTGACGGAGGAGTACGAACATTGGCAAAGATCCAATGTAGATCGTATGAGTCTGACAGAACGGGAAGAGGAGCTGGCGCAGCTCATTATCCGGGGACTTAACAATCGCGAAATTGCCGATACACTACATATTGCGGAGGGGACAGCCCGTAACTATATTAGTAATCTTTATAGCAAATTAGAGGTGGTTGACCGGGCTCAAGCGATTGTGCGCCTTCAAGCTATTATGTAA